A genomic window from Halogeometricum borinquense DSM 11551 includes:
- a CDS encoding zinc-binding dehydrogenase → MKAVQFTEHGGRDVIEYGDYPDPEAERGEVVVDVKAAALNHLDIWTRRGMPILDLEMPHIPGSDMAGVVHEVGEGVTRFEPGDRVALIAGVAGDDTEFSRKGDPTLSHDYHLIGEHVRGVHAEYACVPASNLVPVPDGVEWEVAGSASLVFQTAWRMLVDRGELRPGESVLVLGASGGVGHAAVQIADHAGAEVYATASTDEKLAYAEECGADHTINYAENDFAAEIREMTDKRGVDMVVDHIGEETYQDSLKSLRKGGRIVTCGATTGPNPDAGLNRIFWKQLSVIGSTMATPGQADEALKLVWDGTFEPRIRDVLPMSEAARAHEMLENREGFGKVVLIPDSEL, encoded by the coding sequence ATGAAGGCTGTGCAATTTACCGAACACGGCGGGCGCGACGTCATCGAGTACGGCGACTACCCAGACCCGGAGGCCGAACGCGGTGAAGTCGTGGTGGATGTAAAGGCGGCCGCATTGAATCATCTCGACATCTGGACGCGACGCGGGATGCCGATTCTCGACTTAGAGATGCCGCACATCCCCGGCAGCGACATGGCAGGCGTCGTCCACGAAGTCGGTGAGGGTGTCACTCGCTTCGAACCCGGCGACCGAGTCGCACTCATCGCAGGTGTCGCCGGCGACGATACCGAGTTCTCGCGGAAAGGTGATCCGACGCTATCGCACGATTACCACCTCATCGGTGAACACGTCCGCGGCGTCCACGCCGAGTACGCGTGCGTCCCGGCATCCAATCTCGTCCCGGTTCCGGACGGCGTCGAGTGGGAAGTCGCAGGGTCGGCATCACTCGTCTTCCAGACGGCGTGGCGAATGCTCGTAGACAGAGGCGAACTCCGACCGGGCGAATCCGTTCTCGTCCTCGGCGCGTCGGGCGGTGTCGGTCACGCAGCAGTGCAGATTGCCGACCACGCGGGCGCGGAAGTGTACGCGACGGCATCGACAGACGAGAAACTGGCGTACGCCGAGGAGTGCGGCGCAGACCACACTATCAACTACGCCGAGAACGACTTCGCCGCGGAGATCCGAGAGATGACCGACAAACGCGGCGTGGACATGGTCGTAGACCACATCGGCGAGGAGACGTACCAAGACTCACTGAAGAGTCTTCGAAAGGGTGGTCGCATCGTCACCTGCGGGGCGACGACAGGACCGAATCCGGACGCCGGATTAAACCGGATCTTCTGGAAGCAACTGTCAGTTATCGGTTCGACGATGGCGACGCCCGGACAGGCCGACGAGGCGTTAAAGCTGGTCTGGGACGGCACCTTCGAACCCAGGATCCGTGACGTCCTCCCGATGAGCGAGGCGGCCCGCGCTCACGAGATGTTAGAAAACCGTGAGGGCTTTGGCAAGGTAGTGTTAATTCCCGATAGTGAACTCTGA
- a CDS encoding helix-turn-helix transcriptional regulator produces the protein MADDGRRIEDIALSREQVLRAVVLEAHSKRELTEVVESSRSTVDRAIRELLDVGLVTQRDGRYEATLAGECALEAVEAFHERMQQVSSARGVLGCLPPDTPLDSAFLDGADVYTTMPEMPDGVIQRLFESIEGACHLRGVAPAVLSGHLKPFYDAAKASDADVEMVLDSDVLDQLIAAPSTRDIFLSQLTDDRITISRGNVPFSFGLWITETEVGVVVYTDTGIRGVIVNDTDTAYSWAERRFEELSADASEITMDGIELDE, from the coding sequence ATGGCGGATGACGGGCGACGAATCGAAGATATCGCTCTCTCCCGCGAGCAGGTCCTTCGTGCAGTCGTTCTCGAAGCACACTCCAAGCGCGAGTTGACAGAGGTTGTCGAGAGTTCGCGTTCGACGGTTGATCGAGCGATCCGGGAACTCCTTGATGTCGGGTTGGTGACACAGCGAGACGGCCGGTACGAAGCGACGCTCGCCGGAGAGTGCGCTCTCGAAGCCGTCGAAGCGTTCCACGAACGGATGCAACAAGTGAGCAGTGCAAGGGGTGTTCTCGGCTGTCTCCCACCGGATACGCCGCTCGATTCGGCGTTTCTCGACGGTGCAGACGTGTACACGACGATGCCGGAGATGCCCGATGGCGTCATCCAACGACTCTTCGAGAGTATCGAAGGAGCATGTCACCTCCGCGGCGTCGCACCTGCGGTCCTCTCCGGCCATCTCAAGCCGTTCTACGATGCTGCGAAAGCGAGCGATGCCGACGTTGAGATGGTGCTCGACAGTGATGTTCTCGACCAACTCATTGCCGCACCCAGTACGCGAGATATCTTTCTCTCCCAACTCACAGACGACCGGATAACGATTTCACGGGGTAATGTTCCGTTCTCGTTCGGACTGTGGATAACCGAGACGGAAGTCGGCGTCGTCGTATACACCGACACCGGCATCCGCGGCGTTATCGTTAACGACACAGACACTGCGTACTCGTGGGCCGAACGGCGGTTTGAAGAACTTTCTGCGGACGCAAGTGAGATCACGATGGACGGGATCGAACTAGACGAGTGA
- a CDS encoding RAD55 family ATPase, with product MNSIPFGVSRLDRIIDGGAPPGSVVLLVGEPGAGAREFMFTSATMNAVYGTDDDLFDLYYGDLHSESSPPAEVHYISFTADKQSLSREMSYVFDESLVDSATERINFRDFSATYFRPSPIPREWYAGEATTLQDLGQRHNRESVLTALGNYLSEHASGNLVVIDSITDLVAAVSDEMSWNDISMVIRGISKAAHRWGGLILALVGRDTLERTELAHLMDAVDGTLQFQWETGGSKRARTLVVQEFRGVLSRLESEDIVRFETQIHDGGFDVSDVRKIR from the coding sequence ATGAACAGTATCCCGTTCGGCGTGTCCCGCCTCGACCGTATCATCGATGGCGGCGCACCACCCGGCTCGGTCGTCCTTCTCGTCGGCGAACCCGGTGCCGGTGCCCGCGAGTTCATGTTCACGAGCGCGACCATGAACGCTGTCTACGGCACCGACGACGACCTGTTCGATCTCTACTACGGCGACCTCCACTCGGAGTCGAGTCCGCCCGCAGAGGTCCACTACATCTCCTTTACCGCCGATAAACAGAGTCTCAGCCGGGAGATGTCGTACGTGTTCGACGAATCGCTGGTCGATTCCGCTACCGAGCGAATCAACTTCCGCGACTTCTCTGCGACGTACTTTCGGCCGAGTCCCATCCCGCGCGAGTGGTACGCGGGTGAAGCCACGACGCTCCAAGACCTCGGTCAACGCCACAACCGCGAGTCGGTGTTGACCGCCCTCGGAAACTATCTGAGCGAACACGCAAGCGGTAATCTCGTCGTCATCGACTCTATCACCGACCTCGTTGCGGCCGTCTCCGACGAGATGTCGTGGAACGACATTTCGATGGTGATACGTGGAATCAGCAAGGCGGCCCACCGATGGGGCGGTCTCATTCTCGCGCTCGTCGGCCGCGACACGCTGGAACGGACGGAACTCGCGCACCTGATGGACGCGGTCGATGGAACACTCCAGTTCCAGTGGGAGACCGGCGGATCAAAGCGGGCGCGAACGCTCGTCGTCCAAGAGTTCCGCGGCGTCCTCTCCAGATTGGAGTCCGAAGATATCGTCCGCTTCGAGACGCAGATACACGACGGCGGATTCGACGTGAGTGACGTACGGAAGATTCGGTGA
- a CDS encoding dipeptide epimerase, whose protein sequence is MLLTTEFERVSYPLADAFTISRGTQTAAENVIVRVTDDGGMTGVGAAAPSAHYGETADTVEAVLPELLTVVESVGDPHALTEIERKMRERVGRNPAARTAVSIALHDLASKRLGLPLYRQWGLDADETPPTSFTIGLDETETMREKTEDAVEAGYPVLKIKLGTDRDEEIVETVRDAAPDATIRVDANEAWTPREAVRKSEMLADYGVEFIEQPVPASDPEGVQFVYERSALPVAADESCVTLADVPRVADRTDIVNLKLMKCGGLTEAKRMIHTARAHGLEVMLGCMIESNAAIAAACHLAPLLDYADLDGALLLGEDDYDGVPIKEGEIRLHDLNRSGTGARRTE, encoded by the coding sequence GTGCTTCTGACAACGGAGTTCGAGCGGGTATCGTATCCGCTGGCGGACGCCTTCACAATCTCTCGGGGAACACAGACGGCGGCCGAGAACGTAATCGTCCGCGTCACCGACGACGGGGGCATGACCGGTGTCGGCGCTGCGGCCCCCTCCGCACACTACGGCGAGACGGCGGATACCGTCGAAGCCGTCCTCCCCGAGTTGTTGACTGTGGTCGAATCTGTGGGTGACCCGCACGCTCTCACCGAAATCGAGCGGAAAATGCGCGAACGCGTCGGCCGCAACCCGGCCGCCCGAACCGCGGTCAGCATCGCTCTCCACGACCTCGCCTCGAAACGACTCGGTCTGCCGCTCTACCGACAGTGGGGACTCGACGCCGACGAGACGCCGCCGACCTCCTTTACCATCGGTCTCGACGAGACCGAGACGATGCGCGAAAAGACCGAGGACGCCGTGGAGGCGGGCTATCCCGTGCTGAAGATCAAACTCGGAACCGACCGCGACGAGGAGATCGTCGAGACAGTGCGCGACGCCGCACCCGACGCGACGATTCGCGTGGACGCCAACGAGGCGTGGACGCCGCGCGAGGCCGTCCGAAAATCCGAGATGCTCGCTGACTACGGTGTAGAGTTCATCGAGCAACCGGTCCCGGCATCCGACCCAGAGGGGGTACAGTTCGTCTACGAGCGCTCTGCACTCCCCGTCGCCGCCGACGAGTCCTGTGTCACCCTTGCGGACGTGCCCCGCGTTGCCGACCGGACCGACATCGTGAATCTGAAACTGATGAAGTGCGGCGGCCTCACGGAGGCAAAACGGATGATCCACACCGCTCGGGCGCACGGATTGGAGGTTATGCTCGGCTGTATGATCGAATCGAACGCCGCTATCGCGGCCGCGTGCCACCTCGCGCCCCTGTTGGACTACGCCGACTTGGACGGCGCATTGCTCCTCGGCGAAGACGACTACGACGGCGTTCCGATCAAAGAAGGCGAGATTCGCCTTCACGACCTGAACCGGAGTGGGACAGGCGCACGGCGGACCGAGTGA
- a CDS encoding DUF1611 domain-containing protein, protein MTTARTDGGPERVVVLAHEKFPDRAKTATGVLKYADYDIVAVLDRDNPGTSAADHRDDLPDVPIVASMDDAPEADALLIGIAPIGGGFDETWRDDVRTAIERECDVISGLHYFLNDDEEFAALASEQGVELNDVRKPHEDLSVAQGKAAEVDADIVLTVGTDCSVGKMTVSLELVEAARERGIDAGFIPTGQTGIMISGWGNPIDRVISDFTAGAVEEMILEVGDDYDVLFVEGQGSITHPAYSAVTCGILHGAMPDALVLCHVAGREHIHGYDSFDISPISKYVDLYESLSEPVHESSVVAGALNTSHIDDDSEARAAVESYADELGAPATDIVRFDADEILDAVVED, encoded by the coding sequence ATGACTACCGCACGGACCGACGGAGGCCCCGAACGGGTGGTCGTTCTGGCACACGAGAAGTTCCCCGACCGAGCGAAGACGGCGACGGGAGTTCTGAAGTACGCCGATTATGATATCGTCGCCGTACTTGACCGGGACAACCCCGGAACCTCGGCCGCGGACCACCGCGACGATCTGCCAGACGTACCCATCGTCGCCTCCATGGACGACGCCCCCGAAGCGGACGCACTCCTCATCGGTATCGCCCCTATCGGCGGCGGGTTCGATGAGACGTGGCGCGACGACGTTCGAACCGCTATCGAACGAGAATGTGACGTTATCTCGGGTCTCCATTACTTCCTGAACGACGACGAGGAGTTCGCCGCACTCGCTTCCGAACAGGGTGTCGAACTGAACGATGTGCGAAAACCGCACGAGGACCTCTCGGTTGCGCAGGGGAAAGCGGCGGAGGTGGACGCCGATATCGTCCTCACTGTCGGGACCGACTGTTCGGTCGGAAAGATGACTGTCTCCTTGGAACTGGTGGAGGCGGCCCGTGAACGCGGTATCGACGCCGGATTCATCCCGACGGGGCAGACCGGGATCATGATCTCCGGGTGGGGCAACCCCATCGACCGCGTTATCTCGGATTTCACCGCCGGGGCCGTCGAGGAGATGATTCTGGAGGTCGGCGACGACTACGATGTGTTGTTCGTGGAGGGGCAAGGGAGCATCACGCATCCCGCCTACTCGGCTGTCACCTGCGGCATCCTTCACGGCGCGATGCCCGATGCACTGGTCCTGTGTCACGTCGCCGGGCGCGAACACATTCACGGCTACGACTCATTCGACATCTCGCCCATCTCGAAATACGTTGATCTCTACGAATCACTTTCCGAACCCGTCCACGAGTCCTCGGTGGTTGCCGGTGCGCTGAACACATCCCACATCGACGACGACTCGGAGGCTCGCGCGGCCGTCGAGTCGTACGCCGATGAACTTGGTGCGCCTGCCACGGACATCGTTCGCTTCGACGCCGACGAGATTCTCGACGCGGTGGTGGAGGACTGA
- a CDS encoding alpha/beta family hydrolase, producing the protein MTETVLIPGGRDVRGTLDAADDGINDCSEGDKTSTDTVVIACPPHPQHRGHRGDDRLVAVSEELNRRGIDCLRFDYGAWDEGYGERADTLRAVEWASEQYDRVALFGFSFGGAMALLAAVEGADAAAVSALAPAHKLADDLDVVAAFPEIPVPVQVVYGTRDDVADAERVAARAREFEQSVVALEADHFFVGQHGKVAETVSDFLTSWL; encoded by the coding sequence GTGACCGAGACGGTACTCATTCCGGGAGGACGTGACGTCCGCGGGACGCTCGACGCCGCTGACGACGGAATCAACGATTGCAGTGAGGGCGATAAAACGAGTACAGATACCGTGGTAATCGCTTGCCCGCCGCATCCACAACACCGCGGTCATCGCGGCGACGACCGACTCGTTGCGGTCAGCGAGGAACTCAACCGACGCGGGATCGACTGCCTGCGGTTCGACTACGGCGCGTGGGACGAGGGCTACGGTGAACGCGCCGACACGCTCCGGGCCGTCGAGTGGGCGAGCGAACAGTACGACCGCGTGGCTCTGTTCGGATTCAGTTTCGGTGGCGCGATGGCGCTTCTCGCCGCCGTTGAAGGTGCGGACGCGGCCGCTGTCTCAGCACTCGCGCCAGCGCACAAACTCGCGGATGATCTGGACGTGGTCGCCGCGTTTCCGGAGATACCTGTTCCGGTTCAAGTTGTATACGGGACGCGAGATGATGTGGCCGATGCCGAGCGCGTCGCAGCGCGCGCCCGCGAGTTCGAACAGTCGGTCGTCGCGCTCGAAGCGGACCACTTCTTCGTCGGACAGCACGGCAAAGTAGCGGAGACGGTGTCGGACTTTCTAACGTCGTGGCTTTAG
- a CDS encoding MogA/MoaB family molybdenum cofactor biosynthesis protein has product MSPNRAAVNEHGHGESDDTDGHGDSDETGGHGESDDTDGHDNHDSHDNHGDHDHGHGHDGNDSHDHHHAHDVETLGVAVVTVSSSRSIDEDTAGDALVDAFEGDGHEVTVRELVADDFDGVQSTVNRLVDRDDVDAIVTSGGTGVTPDDVTVEAVTDIATKTLPGFGELFRRLSYEEIGARVIATRSMAGIVDSTPVFCLPGSENAARLGAEEILVPELPHIAGLAGRE; this is encoded by the coding sequence GTGAGTCCGAACCGTGCGGCCGTGAACGAACACGGACACGGCGAGTCGGACGACACGGACGGACACGGCGACTCAGACGAGACAGGCGGACACGGCGAGTCGGACGACACGGACGGACACGACAACCACGATAGTCACGATAATCACGGTGACCACGACCATGGTCACGGACACGACGGAAACGATAGCCACGACCACCATCACGCTCACGACGTAGAAACGCTAGGTGTCGCCGTCGTCACCGTCTCTTCTTCGCGGTCAATCGACGAGGACACCGCGGGCGACGCTCTTGTCGATGCGTTCGAGGGCGACGGTCACGAGGTGACTGTCCGCGAACTCGTCGCAGATGATTTCGATGGCGTCCAGTCTACGGTAAACCGTCTCGTAGACCGTGACGACGTGGACGCCATCGTCACGTCCGGCGGGACTGGTGTCACTCCGGACGATGTAACCGTCGAAGCCGTCACGGACATCGCCACGAAGACGCTCCCCGGATTCGGCGAACTGTTCCGACGGCTCTCCTACGAGGAGATCGGAGCGCGCGTCATCGCCACCCGTTCGATGGCCGGTATCGTCGATTCGACGCCCGTCTTCTGTCTTCCCGGCAGTGAAAACGCGGCGCGACTCGGTGCCGAGGAGATACTCGTCCCCGAACTGCCACATATCGCCGGATTAGCCGGGCGAGAGTGA
- a CDS encoding transcription factor S, which produces MQFCDECGSMMHNQDGQMVCSSCGATQEQDSDLASEFVSTEAQDDSDVIETEEGANFEGKPTATDVTCEDCGHGEAWYTIKQTGSADEPPTRFFKCKNCGRRWRGYN; this is translated from the coding sequence ATGCAGTTCTGCGACGAGTGCGGTTCGATGATGCACAATCAGGACGGCCAGATGGTCTGTTCGAGTTGCGGTGCCACACAAGAGCAGGACTCGGACCTCGCGTCGGAGTTCGTCTCCACTGAGGCACAGGACGACTCCGACGTGATCGAAACCGAGGAAGGCGCAAACTTCGAGGGCAAACCCACCGCGACGGACGTGACCTGTGAAGACTGCGGCCACGGCGAGGCGTGGTACACCATCAAACAGACCGGCTCGGCCGACGAACCGCCGACGCGATTCTTCAAGTGCAAAAACTGTGGGCGTCGGTGGCGCGGATACAACTGA
- a CDS encoding Vms1/Ankzf1 family peptidyl-tRNA hydrolase has protein sequence MLDELLGRAKLKARIEELEEEKHHLERRAEAEEERRAAAVKDRQEAEAEVNRLEDRITELEDRVSRLGGDDEAELDYRGTEDLFGERRDEILSRLESFSTGPEGAFSAVVGDDIPDEVADAFGDRSALVRRAAPCLCLTDDAGLVSVALDAPTLPEEFATWNDEFRLERSWFTPEEPVRVALVRSDLFAVGVYDGESVTLVDEVESDVMNAHSKGGFSQARFERRRDEQVENHLDRAKDALAANENAADGLVVLGERTVLGDFRAMADHVATVDASGDPEDALRAAVREFWTTRLYCL, from the coding sequence ATGCTGGACGAGTTGCTGGGACGGGCGAAGCTCAAAGCGCGCATCGAGGAGTTAGAGGAGGAGAAACACCACCTCGAACGTCGCGCCGAAGCCGAGGAAGAGCGGCGCGCAGCGGCCGTCAAGGATCGGCAGGAAGCCGAAGCCGAGGTCAATCGACTCGAAGACCGCATTACGGAGTTAGAGGACCGAGTCAGCAGACTCGGCGGTGACGACGAAGCGGAACTCGACTACCGCGGTACCGAGGACCTGTTCGGTGAGCGCCGCGACGAGATTCTCTCGCGTCTCGAATCGTTCTCGACCGGTCCTGAAGGCGCGTTCTCGGCCGTCGTCGGAGACGATATTCCAGACGAAGTGGCTGACGCGTTCGGCGACCGGAGCGCACTCGTCCGTCGGGCCGCCCCATGTCTCTGTCTCACCGACGACGCCGGACTCGTCTCTGTCGCACTCGATGCCCCCACACTTCCCGAGGAGTTCGCTACGTGGAACGACGAGTTTCGACTGGAGCGGTCGTGGTTCACGCCCGAAGAACCGGTTCGTGTTGCTCTCGTCCGGTCGGATCTGTTCGCAGTTGGTGTCTACGACGGTGAGTCGGTGACTCTCGTGGACGAAGTTGAGTCCGACGTGATGAACGCCCACTCGAAAGGCGGATTCTCGCAGGCCCGCTTCGAACGGCGACGTGACGAACAGGTGGAGAATCACCTCGACAGGGCGAAAGATGCGCTGGCCGCGAACGAGAACGCCGCCGACGGCCTCGTCGTCCTCGGGGAACGAACCGTTCTCGGAGACTTCCGAGCGATGGCAGACCACGTGGCGACAGTGGACGCCTCGGGCGACCCCGAAGACGCCCTTCGAGCGGCCGTTCGGGAGTTTTGGACAACTCGGCTGTACTGTCTTTGA
- a CDS encoding DUF5802 family protein — MFEQFSSGYYLGRLYVEPYDGDVPAIQREDHTHVNERLYAEEELVRLDIPLVMKLDQEHFPVVGNENIPSGTLALPEDFAGSDLPDDKSVLLAKPDRATELLRYAGYDLDNGAALA; from the coding sequence ATGTTCGAACAGTTCTCAAGCGGATACTATCTGGGTCGCCTGTACGTCGAGCCGTACGATGGCGACGTGCCCGCGATACAGCGAGAAGACCACACGCATGTCAACGAACGACTCTACGCCGAGGAGGAACTCGTTCGACTCGACATTCCACTCGTAATGAAACTCGACCAGGAGCATTTCCCGGTCGTCGGCAACGAGAACATCCCGTCAGGGACACTCGCTCTCCCGGAGGACTTCGCCGGGTCCGACCTCCCGGACGACAAAAGTGTCCTCCTCGCTAAACCTGACCGGGCAACCGAACTCCTGCGATACGCGGGGTACGACCTCGACAACGGGGCCGCACTCGCCTAA
- the ilvD gene encoding dihydroxy-acid dehydratase, with protein MSSQKRRETEGDEDPFSSGKDANLRSSEVTEGADRAPHRAMFRAMGFDDEDLGSPMVGVANPAADITPCNVHLDDVADAAIEGIDQSGGMPIEFGTITISDAISMGTEGMKASLISREVIADSVELVAFGERLDALVTVAGCDKNLPGMMMASIRTDLPSVFLYGGSIMPGEHEGRDITVQNVFEGVGTYAEGEMSADELDEMERNACPGAGSCGGMFTANTMASISEALGMAPLGSASAPAESKERYDVARRAGEAVLQAVENDLRPSDILTKKSFENAIAIQVAVGGSTNAVLHLLALAAEADVDLSIEEFDEISRRTPKIANLQPGGTKVMNDLHEEGGLPVVIRRLLDAGLFHGDAMTVTGRTIAEELEHLELPDDSEVSDEFIYPVDDPYQEEGAIKILTGNLAPDGAVLKVTGDDKFHHTGPARVFEGEEEAMRYVQEGHIESGDVICIRNEGPKGGPGMREMLGVTAAVVGQGHEDDVALLTDGRFSGATRGPMVGHVAPEAAVGGPIALLEDGDEVTVDIPNRELSVDLPDDELDARRDDWEPRDPPYSSGVLAKYANDFGSAANGAVTNPGAKR; from the coding sequence ATGAGTAGTCAGAAACGCCGCGAGACGGAGGGAGACGAGGACCCCTTCTCCAGCGGGAAAGACGCGAACCTCCGTAGTTCGGAGGTGACGGAAGGCGCAGACCGCGCCCCACACCGCGCGATGTTCCGAGCGATGGGATTCGACGACGAAGATCTCGGGTCACCGATGGTCGGTGTCGCCAACCCTGCCGCGGACATCACGCCCTGTAACGTCCACCTCGACGACGTTGCCGACGCCGCTATCGAAGGAATTGACCAATCGGGCGGGATGCCTATCGAGTTCGGCACGATCACTATCTCGGACGCCATCTCCATGGGGACAGAGGGGATGAAGGCATCGCTCATCTCCCGTGAGGTCATCGCTGACTCCGTAGAATTGGTCGCGTTCGGCGAACGACTGGATGCGCTCGTCACCGTTGCCGGGTGCGACAAGAACCTCCCCGGGATGATGATGGCCTCGATCCGCACCGACCTCCCCTCCGTCTTCCTCTACGGCGGGTCTATCATGCCCGGCGAACACGAGGGCCGTGACATCACTGTCCAGAACGTCTTCGAGGGTGTCGGCACCTACGCCGAGGGTGAGATGAGCGCCGACGAACTCGACGAAATGGAACGGAACGCCTGCCCCGGTGCCGGGTCCTGCGGCGGGATGTTCACCGCCAATACGATGGCCTCTATCTCGGAAGCGCTCGGCATGGCCCCTCTCGGATCCGCGTCGGCTCCCGCCGAATCCAAAGAGCGGTACGACGTTGCCCGACGCGCCGGCGAAGCGGTCCTCCAAGCCGTCGAGAACGATCTGCGTCCATCGGACATCCTGACGAAGAAGTCGTTCGAGAACGCGATTGCTATCCAAGTCGCCGTCGGCGGTTCGACGAACGCCGTCCTCCATCTGCTCGCACTTGCGGCTGAAGCGGATGTCGATCTCTCTATCGAGGAGTTCGACGAAATTTCGCGTCGGACGCCGAAGATTGCGAATCTCCAACCCGGCGGGACGAAGGTCATGAACGACCTGCACGAGGAGGGCGGCCTCCCGGTCGTCATTCGCCGTCTCCTCGATGCCGGACTGTTCCACGGTGACGCGATGACCGTCACCGGTCGCACGATTGCGGAGGAACTCGAACACCTCGAATTACCCGACGACAGCGAGGTGTCTGACGAGTTTATCTACCCTGTAGACGACCCCTACCAAGAGGAAGGAGCCATCAAGATTCTTACCGGCAACCTCGCACCCGACGGTGCCGTCCTCAAGGTCACCGGCGACGACAAATTCCACCACACCGGTCCCGCACGCGTCTTCGAGGGCGAAGAGGAGGCGATGCGCTACGTCCAAGAGGGCCACATCGAGTCGGGCGATGTCATCTGTATCCGCAACGAGGGACCGAAAGGCGGTCCCGGAATGCGCGAGATGCTCGGCGTCACCGCCGCCGTCGTCGGGCAGGGTCACGAAGACGACGTGGCACTCCTGACGGACGGTCGGTTCTCCGGCGCGACGCGCGGGCCGATGGTCGGTCACGTCGCCCCCGAAGCGGCAGTCGGCGGCCCTATCGCTCTCCTCGAAGACGGCGACGAGGTCACGGTAGACATCCCGAACCGCGAACTGTCGGTTGACCTCCCGGACGACGAACTCGACGCGCGGCGGGACGACTGGGAACCGCGTGACCCACCGTACTCCTCAGGTGTGCTGGCGAAGTACGCCAACGACTTTGGTTCCGCCGCGAACGGTGCGGTGACGAATCCGGGCGCAAAGCGGTAA
- a CDS encoding PspA/IM30 family protein, which yields MGILSRASYVVRSKINSLLNRAEDPTETLDYSYEKMRDELQQVKQGIADLTTQKKRLEIQKRRLEENVEKHNEQARQAVRQDRDDLAKRALEKKQAKMNQIEDLESQIANLQETQDNLVDKKNELQNRIEEFRTKKETMKARYEAAEASSRVSEAVSGVGDEMGDVSRALERAEDQTDEMEARSAAMDELVDTGAFDEMMSDKDAIDRELETGRANSEVDTELETLKTEMGKSTAEAESEAESENGSETASADLDEELDEVDVAEEDVEAELEELKNEDDS from the coding sequence ATGGGAATCCTCTCACGCGCGTCTTACGTCGTCCGTTCGAAAATCAACTCCCTCCTCAATCGCGCGGAGGACCCGACGGAGACGCTCGATTACTCCTACGAGAAGATGCGTGACGAACTCCAGCAGGTCAAGCAGGGTATTGCCGACCTGACGACGCAGAAAAAGCGTCTGGAGATTCAGAAGCGTCGCCTCGAAGAGAACGTCGAAAAGCACAACGAGCAAGCCCGTCAGGCTGTCAGACAGGATCGGGACGACTTGGCCAAGCGCGCCTTGGAGAAAAAGCAGGCCAAGATGAATCAGATCGAGGACTTAGAGTCGCAGATTGCGAACCTGCAGGAAACGCAGGACAACCTCGTCGATAAGAAAAACGAACTCCAGAACCGCATCGAGGAGTTCCGCACCAAAAAGGAGACGATGAAGGCCCGTTACGAGGCCGCCGAAGCCTCCTCGCGTGTCTCCGAAGCGGTGTCCGGTGTGGGCGACGAGATGGGCGACGTTTCCCGCGCCCTCGAACGCGCCGAAGACCAGACCGACGAGATGGAAGCCCGTTCGGCCGCAATGGACGAACTCGTCGATACCGGTGCGTTCGACGAGATGATGTCCGACAAGGACGCCATCGACCGCGAACTGGAGACCGGCCGGGCGAACTCCGAAGTCGATACCGAACTGGAGACACTCAAAACCGAGATGGGCAAGTCCACGGCCGAAGCCGAATCCGAAGCCGAATCCGAGAACGGCAGCGAGACGGCCAGTGCTGACTTGGACGAGGAACTGGACGAGGTGGACGTTGCCGAAGAAGATGTCGAAGCCGAACTCGAAGAACTGAAAAACGAAGACGACTCCTAA